In Falco biarmicus isolate bFalBia1 chromosome 7, bFalBia1.pri, whole genome shotgun sequence, a single window of DNA contains:
- the SLC25A29 gene encoding mitochondrial basic amino acids transporter isoform X1 has translation MALDFLAGCVGGAAGVLVGHPFDTVKVRLQVQNVEKPLYRGTFHCFQSIIKQESAFGLYKGIGSPMMGLTFINALVFGVQGNTLRALGKDTPLNQFLAGSAAGAIQCVICCPMELAKTRMQLQGTGEYKLKMKNYKNSLDCLIKIYRKEGLRGINRGMVSTLIRETPSFGFYFLTYDCMTRYLGCEAEDNYVIPKLLFSGGMSGIVSWLSTYPMDVIKSRLQADGVGGVTQYNGILDCVKKSYHEEGWRVFTRGLTSTLLRAFPVNAATFATVTVFLMYMRSEDNLRECEPVIQQPSSL, from the exons ATGGCGCTGGACTTCCTGGCGGGATGCGTCGGCG gtgCTGCTGGAGTGCTGGTAGGACACCCATTTGATACTGTTAAG GTTCGTCTACAAGTTCAAAATGTAGAGAAACCTCTCTACCGTGGGACCTTCCATTGCTTTCAGTCCATCATAAAGCAAGAATCT GCTTTTGGACTCTATAAAGGTATTGGGTCACCAATGATGGGACTTACCTTCATTAATGCACTTGTGTTCGGTGTACAAGGAAACACACTTCGTGCTCTTGGAAAAGACACTCCTCTAAACCAGTTCCTTGCAGGGTCAGCAGCAGGGGCTATCCAGTGCGTCATCTGCTGTCCTATGGAGTTGGCAAAGACAAGAATGCAGCTTCAAGGAACAGGGGAATacaaactaaaaatgaaaaactataAAAATTCTCTGGATTGTTTGATCAAAATCTATCGGAAGGAAGGGCTGAGGGGCATCAACAGGGGTATGGTCTCTACACTCATAAGAGAGACTCCAAGCTTTGGCTTTTACTTCCTGACCTATGACTGCATGACCAGGTATTTAGGCTGTGAAGCTGAGGACAATTACGTTATTCCCAAACTGCTGTTTTCCGGAGGGATGTCGGGAATTGTGTCCTGGCTCTCAACCTATCCCATGGACGTGATCAAATCCCGACTTCAGGCTGATGGAGTCGGAGGCGTTACACAGTACAACGGCATTTTAGACTGTGTCAAGAAGAGTTACCATGAAGAAGGCTGGAGGGTGTTCACAAGAGGTCTTACTTCCACACTTCTCCGTGCTTTCCCTGTCAACGCAGCTACCTTTGCTACTGTCACCGTGTTCCTAATGTATATGAGGTCAGAAGACAACCTTCGTGAATGTGAACCAGTAATCCAGCAGCCTTCCAGTTTGTGA
- the SLC25A29 gene encoding mitochondrial basic amino acids transporter isoform X2, with product MMGLTFINALVFGVQGNTLRALGKDTPLNQFLAGSAAGAIQCVICCPMELAKTRMQLQGTGEYKLKMKNYKNSLDCLIKIYRKEGLRGINRGMVSTLIRETPSFGFYFLTYDCMTRYLGCEAEDNYVIPKLLFSGGMSGIVSWLSTYPMDVIKSRLQADGVGGVTQYNGILDCVKKSYHEEGWRVFTRGLTSTLLRAFPVNAATFATVTVFLMYMRSEDNLRECEPVIQQPSSL from the coding sequence ATGATGGGACTTACCTTCATTAATGCACTTGTGTTCGGTGTACAAGGAAACACACTTCGTGCTCTTGGAAAAGACACTCCTCTAAACCAGTTCCTTGCAGGGTCAGCAGCAGGGGCTATCCAGTGCGTCATCTGCTGTCCTATGGAGTTGGCAAAGACAAGAATGCAGCTTCAAGGAACAGGGGAATacaaactaaaaatgaaaaactataAAAATTCTCTGGATTGTTTGATCAAAATCTATCGGAAGGAAGGGCTGAGGGGCATCAACAGGGGTATGGTCTCTACACTCATAAGAGAGACTCCAAGCTTTGGCTTTTACTTCCTGACCTATGACTGCATGACCAGGTATTTAGGCTGTGAAGCTGAGGACAATTACGTTATTCCCAAACTGCTGTTTTCCGGAGGGATGTCGGGAATTGTGTCCTGGCTCTCAACCTATCCCATGGACGTGATCAAATCCCGACTTCAGGCTGATGGAGTCGGAGGCGTTACACAGTACAACGGCATTTTAGACTGTGTCAAGAAGAGTTACCATGAAGAAGGCTGGAGGGTGTTCACAAGAGGTCTTACTTCCACACTTCTCCGTGCTTTCCCTGTCAACGCAGCTACCTTTGCTACTGTCACCGTGTTCCTAATGTATATGAGGTCAGAAGACAACCTTCGTGAATGTGAACCAGTAATCCAGCAGCCTTCCAGTTTGTGA